Proteins encoded by one window of Anaerosalibacter sp. Marseille-P3206:
- the lepB gene encoding signal peptidase I, producing MEEDRKEKAKNEVVEWIKSIALAVVVAILIKTFIFNTTYVLGSSMYPTLFEKDRLFTNKVTLYFSEPNVGDIVVLKAPDNPNKDYIKRVIGLPGDTVEIIDGKVYLNGEVLDEYYLEEGAYTHTYDESKWVVPEDYVFVLGDNRGEGASKDSRYFGCIPISSIKGKANFRYFPFDSRFGVLK from the coding sequence ATGGAAGAGGATAGAAAAGAAAAAGCTAAGAATGAAGTTGTAGAGTGGATAAAGAGTATAGCACTTGCTGTTGTAGTTGCTATTTTAATAAAGACATTTATTTTTAATACAACTTATGTATTAGGTAGTTCAATGTATCCAACTCTGTTTGAAAAAGATAGACTATTTACAAATAAGGTGACTTTGTATTTTTCAGAGCCTAATGTAGGTGATATTGTAGTATTGAAAGCACCAGACAATCCTAATAAAGACTACATAAAGAGAGTGATTGGTCTTCCAGGAGATACAGTAGAGATAATTGATGGTAAAGTATATTTAAATGGTGAAGTATTAGATGAATATTATTTAGAAGAAGGGGCTTATACTCATACCTATGATGAAAGTAAATGGGTAGTCCCAGAAGATTATGTATTTGTTTTAGGGGATAATAGAGGTGAAGGTGCAAGCAAAGATAGTAGATATTTTGGTTGCATACCTATTAGTTCAATCAAAGGAAAGGCAAATTTCAGATATTTTCCTTTTGATAGTAGGTTTGGAGTTCTAAAATAG
- the spoIIP gene encoding stage II sporulation protein P: protein MYLRFNKTRFVYVSLAIFCLIIFVTSSLLVMKYHKKDTNMVSQRVEVREVFSQERLNIGNENRFFLKVISTTNSSISLFFKEEFGENTNIIDLNLGEYFGKMDLRSYLNSQFPAIFTFSKNKLDTSIDDNSVTDKEIIQNPEVLEDLIYIEDEAESEEGELVEEREVKLSTEGIPNPEGIETLKVNKEKPYVLIYHTHGTEAYLPIKDNRFHTTERKYNMLTIGKIVSDSLTSYGHKVSHIDVYHDTPSYNKSYARSLNTITNAMKENENLKVVFDLHRDGIEEDASYIEKAKEQSKIVINEKDIATFSLVIGPDSPNMDKVLKFNKYIKSVSDQLYPGLCKGIIIKPTGRFNQYVTDYYALIEVGSNLNTIEEAKESAKLISEILSIVIEKLQE, encoded by the coding sequence ATGTACTTAAGATTTAATAAAACCAGATTTGTCTATGTATCCTTAGCTATATTTTGTTTGATTATTTTTGTAACAAGTTCACTATTAGTTATGAAATATCATAAAAAGGATACTAATATGGTAAGCCAAAGAGTAGAAGTTAGAGAAGTATTTAGTCAAGAAAGATTAAATATAGGTAATGAAAATAGGTTTTTTTTAAAAGTAATTTCAACAACTAATTCATCTATAAGTTTATTTTTTAAAGAAGAATTTGGTGAAAATACAAATATAATAGATTTAAACTTAGGAGAATATTTTGGGAAAATGGATTTAAGGTCTTATTTAAACTCTCAATTTCCAGCAATATTTACGTTTTCTAAAAACAAATTAGATACATCAATAGATGATAATAGTGTTACTGATAAGGAAATTATTCAAAATCCAGAGGTATTGGAAGACTTAATATATATTGAAGATGAAGCTGAAAGTGAAGAAGGGGAATTAGTTGAAGAAAGAGAAGTGAAATTGTCAACTGAAGGAATTCCCAATCCAGAAGGAATAGAAACCTTAAAAGTTAACAAAGAAAAGCCTTATGTTTTAATTTATCATACTCATGGTACAGAAGCATATTTGCCTATTAAAGACAATAGATTTCATACAACTGAGAGGAAATACAACATGCTAACCATTGGGAAGATTGTATCTGATAGTTTGACAAGTTATGGTCACAAAGTATCGCATATCGATGTTTATCATGATACGCCTTCATATAATAAGTCCTATGCAAGATCATTAAACACTATAACCAATGCTATGAAAGAAAACGAAAATTTAAAGGTAGTGTTTGATTTACATAGGGATGGTATTGAAGAAGATGCAAGTTATATTGAAAAAGCTAAAGAACAATCAAAAATAGTAATAAATGAAAAAGATATTGCTACTTTCTCATTGGTAATTGGTCCAGATTCTCCAAACATGGACAAAGTTTTAAAATTTAATAAATATATAAAATCTGTATCAGATCAACTGTATCCAGGATTATGTAAGGGGATAATAATTAAACCAACAGGAAGATTTAATCAGTATGTGACAGATTACTATGCCCTCATAGAAGTAGGGAGCAATTTAAATACTATAGAAGAAGCTAAGGAATCAGCAAAGTTAATTAGTGAGATACTATCAATTGTCATAGAAAAGTTGCAGGAATAA
- the gpr gene encoding GPR endopeptidase: protein MFQVRTDLAVEARELYSKEKKREVPGVEVKKEEGEKISIVRVKVLDEIGEKYMGKAKGNYITIEVPGLKHPDEDLKDEISQQIAKELKALINNTESTKSLIVGLGNWNVTPDALGPKVVERVLVTRHFFINYNKQSDETFANVSALSPGVMGLTGIETGEIIKGVVEKTNPDLVICIDALASRNMNRISTTIQISDTGISPGSGVGNKRLGLNKEYLNVPVISIGVPTVVDAATMVNDTMDLIIHSMKSEAEVGTEFYRILEDISKDEKYSLIKEVLEPFMPNTIVTPKEIDELIDNLAIILANGVNMALHPGIDLKDVNRYIK, encoded by the coding sequence ATGTTTCAAGTAAGAACAGATTTAGCGGTAGAAGCAAGAGAATTATATAGTAAAGAAAAAAAGAGGGAAGTTCCGGGGGTAGAGGTAAAAAAAGAAGAAGGTGAAAAAATTTCCATAGTACGTGTAAAAGTATTAGATGAGATTGGTGAAAAGTACATGGGTAAAGCTAAAGGAAATTATATAACAATAGAAGTACCTGGTCTAAAACATCCTGATGAAGATTTAAAAGATGAAATTAGTCAACAAATTGCTAAAGAGTTGAAGGCTTTAATTAATAATACTGAAAGTACTAAAAGTTTAATTGTAGGATTGGGAAACTGGAATGTAACTCCTGATGCTCTTGGACCAAAAGTTGTAGAGAGAGTATTAGTAACTAGACATTTTTTCATAAATTATAACAAACAAAGCGATGAAACTTTTGCTAATGTTTCTGCACTATCTCCAGGTGTTATGGGGCTTACTGGAATAGAAACAGGTGAGATAATAAAAGGGGTGGTAGAAAAGACAAATCCTGATTTAGTAATATGTATAGATGCCCTGGCTTCTAGAAATATGAACAGAATTAGCACTACAATACAAATATCTGATACGGGAATTAGTCCTGGTAGTGGAGTTGGCAATAAGAGATTAGGATTGAATAAAGAATACTTAAATGTACCAGTAATATCAATAGGAGTACCAACAGTAGTAGATGCAGCAACTATGGTAAATGATACAATGGATTTAATTATTCATTCCATGAAAAGTGAGGCAGAGGTTGGAACGGAGTTTTATAGGATCTTAGAGGATATTTCAAAAGATGAAAAGTATTCATTAATAAAAGAAGTGCTAGAACCCTTCATGCCAAATACTATTGTTACTCCCAAAGAGATTGATGAGTTAATCGACAATTTAGCTATAATACTAGCAAATGGAGTAAATATGGCATTGCATCCTGGTATAGACTTAAAAGATGTAAACAGATATATTAAGTAG
- the rpsT gene encoding 30S ribosomal protein S20 has product MANIKSAVKRIRVTETKTETNRMRKSEIKTYMRKFDEAIENGNFEEANELIKIIDRKLKKAVAKNTVHKNVASRRISHLTKKLNTLKNEAV; this is encoded by the coding sequence GTGGCAAACATTAAATCTGCAGTGAAAAGAATCCGTGTTACAGAAACAAAAACTGAAACTAATAGAATGAGAAAGTCTGAAATTAAGACATATATGAGAAAATTTGATGAAGCTATAGAAAATGGTAATTTTGAAGAAGCTAATGAATTAATTAAGATCATAGATAGAAAGTTAAAGAAAGCAGTAGCAAAGAATACTGTTCATAAAAATGTTGCTTCTAGAAGAATAAGTCATTTAACAAAAAAATTAAACACATTAAAAAATGAAGCAGTATAA